CTGTTGGTGCGGGACGATTTTCTGGAAATGCTATTTAATTGTTCAAAATGTGACAAAGATCTCCAGGCCTGTGCCGCATCTTTCCAGCTAGTAGCAAGGAGAGGGACAGTTCTACCGAGAAGTGCAGTTAATAAAGAAGAAGGGACACAAGTTTGCAGAAAAGCATCTCAAAGGTTAATTACAGTAATGGAGCAATTTAAAGCTTGACAGCTAAAATAAAGAGAATGTAATGCAGAGGAGTTAGAAGACAGCATGTGAACAGGATACATGAGTAATCAGCAcaaaaaattatgtccttttGCAAATAATGGTAGTCATACACCTTTGCTCTGGCACTGGGATATTGGTAGGGATAGCTCAGAGTCTGATTGCAGTGAAACAGCTTTCCAGGGGCAAGTAGCCCCTGCCTCTCGGTGCTGTCTGTACACCCAGGCAAACCACCCTCTCTGCTCTGTTCTGCTACGGTGAGACGTTTCTGTTACTCCAGAGCTAGGTCAGATATTTCTGTGCACTTGTAGCCCTGAGCTGTGTTGTTTTAGCCCTGTTTGCCAACTGCACACTGAGCTTGCTTATGCTTTCTGCTGCTCCCAGAGAGGGGGGTCTTGTTCACCCATGCAATGCATCACAGTAGACCTGTTCGTATTTTGATATCTTTACAGGTTCTGCTCCCTACACATTGTTTTATGGACAACAAATAATATATGGGTGTGGGAAGCAAGGGGAGAATATATGTGGAGGAATAGTTTGATGTACAGTGCACCCAATTCATGCTGAGATCAATACTGCGATGTACTTAATTGGAAActgaaggctttatttttaacatagtaAGAAACTCTGGAaacctgccagagcaggcagcatCCTTCCAATTAAACATAGGTCAGGCCACCCACGTAATCATACTTTCTTTCACCTCCACATTGATTCTTGGACCATCTTAAGTAGCAGGTTTGacataaattactatttttcataTTCTGAAGACTTACAAACTGAAGCCAATAGTTGACCTGCGGTAAGTTGTAACTTAGGGAGAGGGCAGATGCAGTTAGAGACCAGCCCTCCTACCTACAAGGCTGGTGGATAATTTTGTAAATCAGACTTAGGCTCAGATTTTTGTTCTCCAGCCCAACTGAAACTTGTAAATGGCAGAAGCAAGACTAGAgtttgagatacttttttttttttttcccccccctgggAATTTTAGTGTAAATCTCCTGCCTTGTGCTTGCACAGAAATCCTTCCAAATGCAAATCCAAGGTTGTCTTCAGGTAGGGTTGTGGTTTACCATTTGGAAACAGCCTGCTGTGGGAGGTGTGAACTTCCACACCCTCCAGTGGTAGAAGTGGAAAGGCTGTTGCAATAAATGTTGCAATAAAACCAATAAATGGTTTAGTGGTAATATTAAGTCTTCTACCATCTgcaaaaatcagtctttttctcTGTTCAGGAACCAACCACATGTGGTCCTGATCTAGCTCTTGGACTCACAGTGGTATTACTATAACTCAATTACTGTTTCTTCTGCTACCATTAATGCAAAATAAGCAACAGGACAGAAATGCTAAGTGTGGCAGCGCAAAACTGAGTAAGTAGTATTTACACCTGATCCCTTTTGTCATTAGATGTATATTCAGACTGAAAAATTAAGCTATCTTTAAAGAAATGCCTTATTCAAAAACATGATATGGCTGTTTCTGGGAGAGGCACCCCTCCTATTCTGCCCATAGCAGTAGCTCAGCAATCAATCCCAAGTGATGCACAGGCATGGGAAGTGTTCAGTTGTTGAGCAgtatttttcagctgttcttcatCACTGGGAAAGACTAACAAGCTGGTGGGAAGTGTAATGTTAGGGAGTAAATGTTTAACAGCATAATCCAGGAGATTTTTGTTGGAAGCCAAAACTgagaaattaaggggaaaaagtTCTGGTTGTGTTACATGATTTCCATATAGCATCTTGCTGAAATGATCCCGTACATAGAAATTTTGCTGTGAACAATCTTACATGCACTGTATCTACAGCCAGTGCTGTGAAAAGTTGATCGCAGGGCCATGCTCCTTCAGAAACTGCCCTGGTAGTGgtgaaaacagtttttttaagAGGATCAATAACTTATTGCAGTAATAATCAGTGTGAGCAAGCATGAGTATATTTTAATGTCATCTGCTGGAGGAAGAATTGGTGGTAGTAAGACTAATCTTCAAAGCCACACGATGCAGCATTATTAAGCTCATTCAGTAGAGATGTTCCATTCCCTTTGGTAAACTACAGTGAACAGTCATGATTACAAATGTGAGACCCTGCCTCCCTCCCATCCCCACTGGTACCTCTGTTCACATCAGCAGGAGCTTTGTGCAAAGATCAGAGGGAGACTCTGACCTCTGTCCTGTTCTTAAGCCAAAGGGTTAGGACAAAATGGCATGTGATCCTGTAGTGCAGTTGGTGGCTCTCAGCCTGGAAACTAAGGATAGCAAGACACTGTCTATGGCTTAGCAGAGAAAAtagtaaaatacattattttttcttaaaagttacaTAAATATCAATGCAGGCTCCAGATAAATCCTAAAATTCATGGTCAGAAGTATTCTCCATCTCCTTAGTGGTCAACAGCTCTATATATTGATAGGAAAAGACCTGAAAGTTCAGTTTTCTTTGACTTTCTGGGGGAACTGAAACCATGACAGTCTTCACAAATTTCTATGAGCTTCAGGAGCACttagtttttcttcagaaactaACTGTCCCATCAGGCACGTCAGAAATTCAGTTGTCCTCACAACAGTTCTGGGAAGGACCATCTCCATCGTAGACTTCAGCAGAGCAGCATCATCTGTGGGCAGATTTCCACCATAAGCAAGTTGAACTGTGAGGGTTTCGAATGATCTGCAGGACACACCATGGGCTCTTCACAAAGTTACTGCAAGCTCTTCTTTTCCCTGGCGGTAGAATAGGTTTGTACCCCTGGTAATTTTAGTAGGAACCATCAAGTTGTCACCCATATACTTTGTGTATTCAAAACCAGTGCTTGCAGTTGTTTTTATAAGGCACCACATTATAGATAACACATTTCTAACCGGTTCCTGCATCTGCCTCTTCATCAGCCATTAGAGTAACGGATTTGATGTGTTATTCAGGAGCCGAATGCTGTgccttagcagcagcagcagctttccagGCCACTCAGCTCAAGAGGAGCTGCTTAAGGTCTTTAATAGTGGTTGTCCTTGACTTCTTatctgcttttgatgttgatgcATTTTATTAATTAGAATGATAATAGATCATATTAATTGGACAAATATTAGGTTGGTTTTTTGTAAAATTAAGGACTGGCCCTGATCTTGCAAACATGTAATTATGGGACTATCTGCATGCCTGTGAGTAGCTCCATTGAAGTCATTTAAGTGTTTGCAAGTAGCTAGTTACCATGTTCTCAGCATCCTGTATACTTAATTCCCTCTCCTGCTGTTTTACTACATAGAGGAAAACTGggggtttgtgtgtttgtttagaAAGGTAAATTTGTTTTCTCATATTTGGCAATAACCAGTCATCTGGTCATTTCCAACTGCAGCTAATAAAGAAGACATAATGTATTGGAATatcatttttaataactgaaaattgCATTAGGCATCATTGAAGGAAAGTACCCCTTACATCAGAGTGACAGATGAGTGCCCCCAAACAGATATTTGTTGTTAGAAATGACTGTTTATAAAATTAAAGTTCCTTTCCAATCCTtgaaaagaaagtacagaaaaatggaaagacaacaaataaaatcagttaaaaataaaatttgtttaaataaatttactatgtaaataaatacatttaaataaatattaatagaataaaaatgaaattaatatttattgtCAGATTAGATTTAATTTTACTCCAATCCTATTTTTAAAccttacatttaatttttaatgtgttttgtatgaagcaataattttaaaaaacctcttAACACATTTTGGTGACTACTACAGCTGTAGTTTTTTATATAGTTTATGCTTTCATATAAAACCTGTAAAGTaaattttttgtgatttttagaACAGAACACTAACTTGTTACATTTGCTGCTGTTTAGAGCTTGTCTTTTCTGCTCCTGCCATAGCATTTTGCTGGGGATATATAGAACTAATGCAGTGTGGCCACTTGGTTTTCTGGCTGCTATTCCACTGAGTTTCACAGTTTAATAACTCAGACTTGCCCTATAAAAGCTGAAATAccaaagtttttttaaaatataaatatgcaatgTCCTTAGCAGTGATTCCTTCTTACTCTAGCAATACCCCAGTCCTATAATAAAATTTTTCAAAGTCTGCTGATATGACTAACAGATAAAAGATAACTTGAAAAATGCTTCTGAGACCACTAAATCAGAACAATTTCATtgctggagattaaaaaaaaatcccatcatttGGATTAATGGGAAATGGGTAATGACTACATGGGGATTGGCCATGTATAATTGCCTGTTTTAAGATTCTATCACTGACTATATATCTGGCCTGAATATGCTGTTGTGAAATTACATGCAAAAGACATTGATAGCCCAAACCTTCCATGAAATCACATCATCATATGTCTGTTTTAGAAGAATTTGTTTCCAGTGTTTATGAATGTCCATTTCTACTGCAGATTTCTGGGCACCAAAAGAGGAGGTAGTGTGTGCACTCCTGAACTCACATCAGACTCATTCAGCCCCCAAAGTCTGCACAGAGTCAGTTCATCCACATGCATAAACCATTCagtgtatattttatttgaaattctatagctgtaaaagaaaaaaagtgcattttaaagattaattttgaCAGCTTGTTGCTTAATAGAACTGTTTTATTTGTGTCTTCAGGATGTTGACCTGAAAGCATGTCAGGAAGCTTTGGATGTCTGTTGTCCACACCAAGGAGATGATCAGCTGGAActgcaagaggaggaggaagtcatAAATCaagtaaatgatgaaaaaaatggaTGAAGAGAAAACTGTGAAGAGGAAGTGAGGGAGGATATAGATCTTATCAGTGAGATAAAGAGTAGTGAAGTAAACGGAGTGAGTGGTTTTGAAAGGAATATTtgatttcctcttttcttctggaGTGTCCTTTGCAAGGGCAGGAAAGGAACAGTGACTTTAGAGGATACTTTGCAAATGATGCCTTTGTACACCTTCTTGAAAATTGCCCGCCCTGTCCCATATAGTTTATGTAGTTGAAATGTTCTGAAGTTTACAGAAATCTCTTGCAACTAACCTTTTTtcactttggttttattttctccatcttgAAAGGTGTTCTGTCTGtgagcaaggattttttttttgacctaCGAACACTTGAGATGTGGATGCTAAATTACACTGCTTTCACCATTTATGTAAAACTTGATGCTTAGATGTAGATTTACGTTTGGGAAGCTGGATTGTTCAGATCTTAATGTTTATTGTAACTAGAAGGGAGCGAAATAATCTTAACGATGTTAAAACAAAATGGGTGCACTTTGGGTTTTGTTCTGAGAACAAAAAGAGTATTCATTTGTCTTGAGACCTTATGAGAGCTGAAAACATCGGATCTGGTTTTCCTGACAGCCCCTCTGTTCACCACTGCCCTGGCAGCTAGGCTTTgaaaaaatacttgatttttccACAGTGGTGTAGGTGCAGCCTCGGAGAAGAGGAAAGCCCAGTTCTGCTGTTGTGGGGCAGAGTAGGATGCTCTTGCCATGGAGTTATTCTACTTGTTCTAGTAATGTGACAGCTCCCATCAGGATGAGGACTTGAAGGCAGGTTCAGCAGCAGTGTTTCACAGAGCTGTGCTCTGTTTCCTCTCAGACTTTGATTTTTACCTCCTTTTATGCAAAATAACTGTGCTTTACAAAGTGTTTGTGTCTTCTGTCACAGAGCAACGGCAACCATATAGATTCCCATCTCTCCTTAGCGGGCTATTTACAGCTTCTGTCATCGCAGATGGAAAACATGCTAGAGGTAAATGGGAAAACACAGGTACTGCTAATAGATTGGGATACAGTCAGTGACTATTGGATACTTACTTGCTCTGTTttgtctaattaaaaaaaccccagtgaatATATCAGCAAATCAGTGCAGTAAACCTACCTGAAGACGTTAAAGACACTAGCATCCATCTTTTATAGCAGCTGTTATTGGCTCTACTCAAAAGATTTTCCCCAGTAATTTGTCTGGGATTTGAAAACTGCAAAGTCCTGTCTTCTCTGTCACCTGGTGTTCAGTTGGATGGAGCCACTAGACAACTTAATTAGTTCAACTGATAATTCCCTTTCTGAAACCTAATGCCCGTTCATATTTATACAGCAGCTCTTGGTGTGTTTCTCTGTCTAGCAACACTGAGTTATTAAGCACTAGCAGCTATTAAGCATTTGCAGCCAAAGATTATAGTTGCCATAAATATTTGGTCAAGTGCTTACAAAGATACTACCCTCAAGAAGAACAGACCCATCTTTGCTGCAAATCGGGTCAGACATCATTAGCATaaaaccattttgttttctttttttatcttctggGCTTCTGATACTATTCTTTACTTTCTGGGTGCCCATCTTCACAAATCAACAGTTGTTATCTTACTTGGAGTCTCCCTCTTCTCCTACAGCTCATAGCTGCAATCATTAACCATGAAGCTACTCCCTACATTCCTTTATTTGCAGGACTCCAAGGGCATTTTACATATGCTTTCCATTGGAGGAGCCTTATAGTGTCATTAGTGTTTTCCATATAACTTCATGTTTATCTCTGGAACGGCTAGTTTTGGGAATCTCTAGGTTGGATAGTACCTCCCAGTCTATAAATTAAATTAGCCTCCTCCTCTGCTCAGCTTTGGTAATGGATTCCACACTAACAAGGTTCAGAAGTTCAACAGTTtagttttctctgttcttttcatAATTTGAAAGGAATTTGGCTGTAGCCTTTATGTAGCTATAACAATACACGGTTGCATATTTTATTTAAGGCTATTAATGCACTGCCATCTTGTGACAATCTATCAGTTGAAAATGGGTTACTTGTTTCTTCCAGGTACCAAGTCTTTACAGTATGGGGGATTTTTTAATAGTTAATTTgctaagaatatttattttcaaggacTTAATTGAAATTACCAGCTCTGTCGCTCAGACTACAGATGGTCTAGTAAAAGGTAACTCCCTAGGAGAAATAAGGCAAGACTTCCTTCTGTTACCTGAGCTCCCAGTAAGCATAGCAGAGAACTTAAGACATTCTGGTCTTTACAGCACATCAttctttccctgaggaaaatgCTTTTTACATTGTTTATTCAATGCACTGCAGTCAGAAAAGTCCTTTCCCGCACCACAGTAGGGATGCTCAGCTATGGAGGAATCATATCATACACTTCCTACTTGATGTATTTACATTCTCAAGTTTTTTGTATCCATGTATTTTATGACTACTCTACTTGTTAGCAAGCACCCTGAGATAATCTTATGCAGTGGCTTTGTACTTCTAGGGCCCAGCAACTATAACCCAGGCCCAGAAAAGGTAGGCCTAAATGCTACTGCAGCACTTGTTTATCGTCTGAACTTCAGGACTGAAGGATCATATAGcagctttatttttgtaaagtaaaaATGAGTAGTAATTTAAAGTCAAAAGACATCCACAGAAGATATGATCTGGGGGGGGGATGTTTCCTCCAAACTCATTAGTAAAGGAGCTGAGTTGAAATCAGAACACAATAGACCTTGGTTAAGAAGGAGCTATGCCAAATGTGGCAGCTCACAGCCCCAAAAGCTTTataaactgtgaaagaaaagcagtgaGAACATCCCAGCAGGACCTTAAGACCTCAATGTTCctgtcctcctcccctcttttcttaCACCACTGTTCTTACTGGTTAAGTCCTGCCAGTGAGCTGTTTATCTTCTTTACACAGTTAATTTTCTAACAGTTTAGCACCGTGAACCAGCTCACCCTGGAATCAGATGATCATCAAAACCACTACCCGGGAAGGGGCAGGACCACCTCTCCTAGGCCAGATCAGATTTAACACCTAGGCTGTAGCCTGATGTACACTTAGCAACAGTCCCATTTTCACCTCTTAACAGTCATCAGCCCCACACTGTCCTTTGAGAGTCCTCCTCCCATCCCTTCAGTCACTTTTCTTCTGCACCCTTCCTGCCTCCTTTTGCCACATACCAACGCAGGTTATGCTGTGTACAAATGGGAAACAGTATTCACAATAGCTAGAAGAAGAGTTTAACATACAAAATTTTGACTTTAATAGATTCAAATAgtggaatattaaaaaataaattgatcaaGCCTGTATAGGTGAGGAATGTAAAGGCACTAATTTTATGAAAGATCTCGTTTTTCCCATCTTTTCATCATCTTTTAGGTGAGTTTACTGGAAGATATACAAGTTGCTACTTCTAGTAGAGGCCAAGACCCATCATTCTCACACCACAATATAAGTTTGACCCAGACACTTTGCCACTGTTTCAGTCCTCATGATGCCATGCTACTAAGAACAGACTACCCCACTCAACCAAATTCAGAAACAAGACATTTACAAAGGCAAGAGTCTTTTCCTCAGTCAAGCTCTAATATCACAACTCCAGAATCACTACTTTATGAGTCAGATTTGACAGGGCTGTTTTCAGCTGCTGATGTTAGAAACCTAACAGCCCATGATGATAATTCTGATGAAATGAAACTCATCTCTTTGGCTTTGGAGGAAGGCTTTCATCCTATAGAAGTTTCTCAGCTCTTTGAAGAACCTGGCTCAGACTTGGGACTGTCTTTGAATTCAAGTCACAGCACTGCCTCTTACTCAGCCTGCAATGAAAGTGCTGTTGGGTACAGCAGTGATGTAAAATCTGCCTCTTCACATGCCTTAGGAGCTGTTGGTGGCCATAGCCAAGAACACAGTAAATACGTCCATGTCGAATATCCAGGTGATTCAGACTGTTCTAGAGAAGCCACACTTCAGCAATTTCTTTGTAACCACATGTATAATCTGCTGCCAAGTCATGCAGCATCCACTCCAAAGCATCACCAGCAAATGTGGATGGAGAAACCAAATAAAGTAAAGGATAGGTGGCATAATTCTACTGATACAAACCTTAGCAGCGATGAACACCACGCAAAAGCTCTGAGAATACCATTTTCGGTAGATGAAATCGTGACCATGCCTGTTGACTCTTTCAACACTATGCTAGCAAAGAACCATCTGACAGCTATGCAGGTATCACTGCTACGTGACATCAGacgaagaggaaaaaacaaagttgcTGCCCAAAATTCTCGTAAACGTAAACTGAATGCAATTCTTAACTTGGAAGAAGACGTATGTAATCTTCAAATACAAAAGGAGAGCCTTGAAAAGGAGCACTCTCAGTGTAGCAGATCAATTGGACGGATGAAGCAAAAGTTAAACAATTTGTACCATGACATTTTCAGTAGATTGAGGGATGACCAGGGTAGACCTGTTAACTCTTGCCAATATGTCATTCATTGCAGTAACGATGGCAGTGTTTTCATAATACCCAAACACTTGGTCAAATCAGAACAGAAACAAGATAACgaaaaagagcagaaacaaaaataagatgGCTGAAGGTcacttaagttttatttttcctgaaagaacGATAAGGATATTTGTGTGAAGACTGTAGGTCAGTGATTACAGTAGTACAAACAGAAAAGACTACATCTGAGGAGAAAGACTGCATGTTTAAGGGTCTGTCAAACCCAGTCAATTATCTGTTAGAAGGTCTACCAGCTGAGGCTTCTGAATGAGGAAATCTTTTTAGTCTTAATTAGAATTAAGGGAGCTAGGCCATCACTGTAAGTGTAGTTATATAGGCCTATGTAAAACTAGAAATTTAGTTTCTGGTGATGGGGTAGAGGGGAGAACATcaatgggggggaaaaagcaagCTTTAGATCAAAGTtacacatggaagaaaaatgtgatttagTCTTGAGTACTTGATTCTTCATACACAAAGTGACCTTATTTTATTATTCGTTTTTAGCACTGAATGAAAAATTGTAGCTCAAGTTCATCTTCACCTTAAATTCACTGTGGACTTATGTATTCCTAGAAGATACTCTGTGCTTTGCAGTTGTTCAGAACTGTTCTGCTTTTCCTAGTTTACCTTTGAGGAGAGGCCCAGGAAGCTATtgcatttctcctctttcttcctactttCACCATCATAGCTCCAAGCAAACATAATGTACCAATTAATTTTACAACTCATATGGTCAACCTGCAAATAGATTCTGAAAAATTAGTGTTGGATTCAATGTTGTCTTACCTTCATCCTCCGCAACTGAATTGTTCTCAACTCTCTTCCATGAAAATTAGTGATAGTGAATGAGTTCCTATTTTGTTTCTTAGTCTGTGATATATTTACTTGTGTACCTTTGCTTTTTCCCCCATTTGGATACCTTCCTGAAGTAGAAGTactaaagtttttctttttagctttttaaaaCTGGTATTGTTTAAGTATCTTCAAcgttatggattttttttttgttagattttcCCCAAATccttaaagtaaattaaattgaACCAAATTACTATTTTTCTGCACTTGTGATAATGAGGTTACACTCTGATAGTAGCTTTGAAGGAAGAGAACTTTTGGTTTTGATATTTATTTGTGCTATGAAAAAGAAGACATTATATTCACAACAGCTTATCCTTTTCTATTTTACAACCTGAAAAGGGTCTGCGAAAAAGATGGCCTAAAAGGCATGTAGAAAATGAGGAAGGAATGTTAAGAGGTATACTAGTTTGTAAGgtattaaaataattactaaTATTAACAACTAGATAGCAACAAATACTTTCTATATCTTTTATAAACAAAACCTGTAAaactggtattaaaaaaaaaaatctcattggtCATGGCATGATGACAACATAGCAACTTTATGGTCAGGTATGTTAAAAAACACTTGCACCAAACGCATAAGAACTACGTATATATGCAATACACACTTAAATGCCAAATTATACCTTTTGAAGAAATAAACTATGTCATTAGCATGTAAATCATGTTGTCTGTTTGCACTTATGTTTACAGTAACTGGTAGCACCAAGTGGTATTTTCTAAAAAGGGAGCACTGAATGCAGTGAATTATCAATAATGAAATCATCAGTTTGAACAATTTGCTCTGCAATTTATATTAAAAgacttctttaaataaatgtgtgCATCTATTTTATTTATCAGTTTTGCCGCAGCCTCAACTTGATAGGGTAAATTCATAGCAGAAACTTTCATCGGTGAGGCCCTGAAATTCCTCGCTATTGGTTAAGCATCAGCATGAAGCGTATCTATGCTAGCTGGTATTCACAGGAATTTCTTGTCATGAACTTCAACCAAAGCATGCAACAGGTAACAGATACATATGAATTGTGAACTTTATTTCTAGttccaggaaaagaaatagtACGTGTTTGAGTCAGCATGATTGTCATCTTTTAATTAAATGACataataagcattttaaattctGCTCATGTGGCCTTTGCAGGACCACATCTTTTAAGTCTACTTCATGGCCCCTGTGCACAAATTCTGATAGATATTAGATTAGGCCTGTAACTGATAAAACCAGAAACCCAAGTATTTCTGGTTTAGAGCCTTATAACACAAGTTTCTACAGTTCtaaagggaagggaggaaaaaatatataaaaacggCTAAACCTTCTGATGCCTACTCCTTCAGTAGTAGTAGAGTGAGCACTGCAGACTTTTGTAAAGCCAGCTACTAATGAAGTATT
The DNA window shown above is from Strix aluco isolate bStrAlu1 chromosome 1, bStrAlu1.hap1, whole genome shotgun sequence and carries:
- the NFE2L3 gene encoding nuclear factor erythroid 2-related factor 3 isoform X1 is translated as MKSDKRPFRRTENQTAGKDPSRMCETRPSSRGLWLPLGTQEGPRTQDVDLKACQEALDVCCPHQGDDQLELQEEEEVINQSNGNHIDSHLSLAGYLQLLSSQMENMLEVSLLEDIQVATSSRGQDPSFSHHNISLTQTLCHCFSPHDAMLLRTDYPTQPNSETRHLQRQESFPQSSSNITTPESLLYESDLTGLFSAADVRNLTAHDDNSDEMKLISLALEEGFHPIEVSQLFEEPGSDLGLSLNSSHSTASYSACNESAVGYSSDVKSASSHALGAVGGHSQEHSKYVHVEYPGDSDCSREATLQQFLCNHMYNLLPSHAASTPKHHQQMWMEKPNKVKDRWHNSTDTNLSSDEHHAKALRIPFSVDEIVTMPVDSFNTMLAKNHLTAMQVSLLRDIRRRGKNKVAAQNSRKRKLNAILNLEEDVCNLQIQKESLEKEHSQCSRSIGRMKQKLNNLYHDIFSRLRDDQGRPVNSCQYVIHCSNDGSVFIIPKHLVKSEQKQDNEKEQKQK
- the NFE2L3 gene encoding nuclear factor erythroid 2-related factor 3 isoform X4 — its product is MAEDVDLKACQEALDVCCPHQGDDQLELQEEEEVINQSNGNHIDSHLSLAGYLQLLSSQMENMLEVSLLEDIQVATSSRGQDPSFSHHNISLTQTLCHCFSPHDAMLLRTDYPTQPNSETRHLQRQESFPQSSSNITTPESLLYESDLTGLFSAADVRNLTAHDDNSDEMKLISLALEEGFHPIEVSQLFEEPGSDLGLSLNSSHSTASYSACNESAVGYSSDVKSASSHALGAVGGHSQEHSKYVHVEYPGDSDCSREATLQQFLCNHMYNLLPSHAASTPKHHQQMWMEKPNKVKDRWHNSTDTNLSSDEHHAKALRIPFSVDEIVTMPVDSFNTMLAKNHLTAMQVSLLRDIRRRGKNKVAAQNSRKRKLNAILNLEEDVCNLQIQKESLEKEHSQCSRSIGRMKQKLNNLYHDIFSRLRDDQGRPVNSCQYVIHCSNDGSVFIIPKHLVKSEQKQDNEKEQKQK
- the NFE2L3 gene encoding nuclear factor erythroid 2-related factor 3 isoform X3; this encodes MKSDKRPFRRTENQTAGKDPSRMCETRPSSRGLWLPLGTQEGPRTQDVDLKACQEALDVCCPHQGDDQLELQEEEEVINQVSLLEDIQVATSSRGQDPSFSHHNISLTQTLCHCFSPHDAMLLRTDYPTQPNSETRHLQRQESFPQSSSNITTPESLLYESDLTGLFSAADVRNLTAHDDNSDEMKLISLALEEGFHPIEVSQLFEEPGSDLGLSLNSSHSTASYSACNESAVGYSSDVKSASSHALGAVGGHSQEHSKYVHVEYPGDSDCSREATLQQFLCNHMYNLLPSHAASTPKHHQQMWMEKPNKVKDRWHNSTDTNLSSDEHHAKALRIPFSVDEIVTMPVDSFNTMLAKNHLTAMQVSLLRDIRRRGKNKVAAQNSRKRKLNAILNLEEDVCNLQIQKESLEKEHSQCSRSIGRMKQKLNNLYHDIFSRLRDDQGRPVNSCQYVIHCSNDGSVFIIPKHLVKSEQKQDNEKEQKQK
- the NFE2L3 gene encoding nuclear factor erythroid 2-related factor 3 isoform X2, whose translation is MGHAPAWARTEKEGSAPTQTKKDVDLKACQEALDVCCPHQGDDQLELQEEEEVINQSNGNHIDSHLSLAGYLQLLSSQMENMLEVSLLEDIQVATSSRGQDPSFSHHNISLTQTLCHCFSPHDAMLLRTDYPTQPNSETRHLQRQESFPQSSSNITTPESLLYESDLTGLFSAADVRNLTAHDDNSDEMKLISLALEEGFHPIEVSQLFEEPGSDLGLSLNSSHSTASYSACNESAVGYSSDVKSASSHALGAVGGHSQEHSKYVHVEYPGDSDCSREATLQQFLCNHMYNLLPSHAASTPKHHQQMWMEKPNKVKDRWHNSTDTNLSSDEHHAKALRIPFSVDEIVTMPVDSFNTMLAKNHLTAMQVSLLRDIRRRGKNKVAAQNSRKRKLNAILNLEEDVCNLQIQKESLEKEHSQCSRSIGRMKQKLNNLYHDIFSRLRDDQGRPVNSCQYVIHCSNDGSVFIIPKHLVKSEQKQDNEKEQKQK